In Sander lucioperca isolate FBNREF2018 chromosome 21, SLUC_FBN_1.2, whole genome shotgun sequence, the following proteins share a genomic window:
- the ubald2 gene encoding UBA-like domain-containing protein 2: protein MSVNMDELRHQVMINQFVLTAGCAADQAKQLLQAAHWQFETALSSFFQEANIPSHHHQMMCTPRNTPATPPNFPDAITMFSKLRASDCGPGAGSGPSQASMACSPPAPSSTSGFSSFWASSPPSHQPAWLPPSSPTGHHMHHHHYHHHHHHMQQTPMWPPVSQPNNSQQPPVVSVLHGQR, encoded by the exons ATGTCGGTGAATATGGACGAACTCAGACATCAAGTCATGATCAACCAGTTTGTTTTGACGGCTGGATGCGCCGCCGATCAGGCGAAGCAGCTTCTACAAGCGGCCCACTGGCAGTTTGAG acgGCCTTAAGCTCCTTCTTCCAGGAGGCCAACATCCCCAGTCACCACCACCAGATG ATGTGTACTCCCAGAAACACTCCCGCCACGCCGCCCAACTTCCCGGACGCCATCACCATGTTCTCCAAGCTGCGTGCGTCGGATTGTGGCCCCGGCGCCGGCAGCGGCCCCTCCCAGGCGTCCATGGCCTGCTCCCCCCCGGCCCCCTCCTCCACGTCGGGCTTCAGCTCCTTCTGGGCCTCGTCGCCGCCCAGCCACCAACCGGCCTGGCTGCCCCCGTCGTCGCCCACGGGCCACCACAtgcaccaccaccactaccaccaccaccaccaccacatgcAACAGACTCCCATGTGGCCCCCCGTCTCTCAGCCCAACAACTCCCAGCAGCCCCCTGTCGTATCGGTGCTCCACGGCCAGAGATGA